A single Perognathus longimembris pacificus isolate PPM17 chromosome 17, ASM2315922v1, whole genome shotgun sequence DNA region contains:
- the LOC125365353 gene encoding keratin-associated protein 9-3-like — translation MACCATSFCGFPSCSFGGNFGSGCCGQEGGSGAMSCRVRWCRPDCRVEGTCLPPCCVVSCTPPTCCQLHHAQASCCRPSYCGQSCCRPACCCYCC, via the coding sequence ATGGCCTGTTGCGCTACCAGCTTCTGTGGGTTTCCCAGCTGCTCCTTCGGTGGGAACTTTGGCTCCGGCTGCTGTGGCCAGGAGGGAGGCTCTGGAGCCATGAGCTGCAGAGTCCGGTGGTGCCGCCCAGACTGCCGTGTGGAGGgcacctgcctgcctccctgctgcGTGGTGAGCTGCACGCCCCCCACCTGCTGCCAGCTGCACCATGCCCAGGCCTCCTGCTGCCGCCCATCCTACTGTGGACAGTCCTGCTGCCGCCCtgcctgctgctgctactgctgctag
- the LOC125366264 gene encoding keratin-associated protein 1-1-like → MACCATSFCGFPSCSTSGNCGSSCCQPSCCQPSCSQSSCCQPSCCQPSCCQPSCCQPSCSQSSCCQPSCCQPSCCQPSCCETSCGMGGGLSCGQEGGSGAMSCRVRWCRPDCRVEGTCLPPCCVVSCTPPTCCQLHHAQASCCRPSYCGQSCCRPACCCHCCQPSCCQPSCCEPTCCEPTCCQPSCCEPTC, encoded by the coding sequence ATGGCCTGCTGCGCTACCAGCTTCTGTGGGTTTCCCAGCTGCTCCACCAGTGGCAACTGTGGATCCAGCTGTTGCCAGCCCAGctgctgccagcccagctgctcccagtccagctgttgccagcccagctgctgccaacccagctgctgccagcccagctgctgccagcccagctgctCCCAGTCCAGCTGCTGCCAGCCAAGCTGCTGCCAGCCAAGCTGCTGCCAGCCAAGCTGCTGTGAAACCAGCTGTGGTATGGGAGGCGGCCTCAGCTGTGGCCAGGAGGGAGGCTCTGGAGCCATGAGCTGCAGAGTCCGGTGGTGCCGCCCAGACTGCCGTGTGGAGGgcacctgcctgcctccctgctgcGTGGTGAGCTGCACGCCCCCCACCTGCTGCCAGCTGCACCATGCCCAGGCCTCCTGCTGCCGCCCATCCTACTGTGGACAGTCCTGCTGCCGCCCCGCctgctgctgccactgctgccaGCCCTCCTGCTGCCAGCCATCCTGCTGTGAGCCCACCTGCTGTGAGCCCACCTGCTGCCAGCCATCCTGCTGTGAGCCCACCTGTTAA